Proteins encoded in a region of the Flavobacteriaceae bacterium HL-DH10 genome:
- a CDS encoding TetR family transcriptional regulator C-terminal domain-containing protein, with the protein MAKNKTISRHDIMSFYMDYVLEHGENPKSVFVFSKMHHFEEAKFYEFFSSFETIEIEIFEAFFHNSIAILNKSEDYESFDSRNKLLSLYFTFFENLTANRSYVIYALNKHKNSLKGLKILSGLKQHFSNYIDHLDIEMLEIKQEQLEKIQQKALKESAWIQLLLTMKFWIDDTSPSFEKTDIFIEKSVNTSFDVLDIAPIKSVIDLGKFLFKEKFQMN; encoded by the coding sequence ATGGACTATGTATTAGAACATGGCGAAAATCCTAAATCGGTTTTTGTTTTTTCTAAAATGCACCACTTTGAAGAAGCTAAATTTTATGAATTCTTTTCTTCTTTTGAAACTATTGAAATAGAAATTTTTGAAGCCTTCTTTCATAATTCTATAGCTATTTTAAATAAAAGTGAAGATTATGAAAGCTTTGACTCTAGAAACAAGCTTCTAAGCTTATACTTTACTTTTTTTGAAAATCTAACAGCAAATAGAAGCTACGTTATATATGCACTTAACAAGCACAAAAACAGTTTAAAAGGATTAAAAATACTATCAGGATTAAAACAGCATTTCTCAAATTACATAGACCATTTAGATATAGAGATGCTGGAAATTAAACAAGAACAGCTTGAAAAAATTCAACAAAAGGCATTAAAAGAATCAGCATGGATACAATTACTTTTAACTATGAAATTCTGGATTGATGATACTTCGCCTTCTTTTGAAAAAACAGACATTTTTATCGAAAAATCTGTAAATACAAGCTTTGATGTACTGGATATAGCACCAATAAAAAGTGTTATCGATTTAGGGAAATTCCTTTTCAAAGAAAAATTCCAAATGAATTAA
- a CDS encoding Lacal_2735 family protein — MFGLFKKKTELEKLQDTYKSLMAEWHKLSSINRAESDKKYAEAEAISKQIEILKQ; from the coding sequence ATGTTCGGATTATTCAAAAAGAAAACAGAATTAGAAAAACTTCAAGATACATACAAATCACTTATGGCGGAATGGCATAAACTATCAAGCATTAATAGAGCCGAAAGTGATAAGAAATATGCCGAAGCAGAAGCTATTTCAAAACAAATTGAAATCTTGAAACAATGA
- a CDS encoding SDR family oxidoreductase produces MKILVTGATGYIGKRLIPLLINEGHQVVCVVRDKLRADKNYIEEENIYIIEADFLKSDTLNNIPKDIDVAYYLIHSMSNPSKDFESLEARCATNFKSYIETTNTKQVIYLGGITNEEELSKHLRSRKNVEDILVSKKYATTIFKAGIIVGSGSSSFEIIRDLVEKLPFMIAPKWLNTKTQPLAVRDVLAFLYGAAGNKELFNKTYDVFGPEILTYKELLLQFAKARNLKRYILTVPVMTPKLSSYWLYFVTSTSYKLASTLVDSMGVQIIGKPSNINKLLNVNPLTYIQAVELAFEKIEQNSIVSSWKDAMVSSGRLRNNLHKYINVPQYGCFKDYKERPVKDTKKTIDKIWSIGGTTGWYYGTFLWKIRGYIDKLFGGIGLRRGRTSPIDLDAGDALDFWRVIFADKEQQKLLLYAEMRLPGEAWLEFKIENNLLKQTATFRPRGLWGRLYWYSVLPFHGFIFKGMINKLSQA; encoded by the coding sequence ATGAAGATTCTTGTTACAGGCGCTACTGGCTATATAGGTAAACGACTTATCCCGCTTTTAATAAACGAGGGGCATCAGGTTGTTTGTGTAGTTCGTGATAAACTAAGAGCTGATAAAAACTATATAGAAGAAGAAAACATCTATATTATTGAAGCCGATTTTTTAAAATCGGATACACTAAATAATATCCCTAAAGATATTGATGTTGCTTATTACTTAATTCATTCCATGTCTAACCCTTCAAAAGATTTTGAATCTCTTGAAGCGCGTTGTGCCACAAATTTTAAATCCTACATAGAAACCACAAACACCAAGCAGGTCATTTATTTGGGTGGCATAACTAACGAAGAAGAACTATCAAAACATTTACGTTCAAGAAAAAATGTTGAAGACATTTTAGTTTCAAAAAAATATGCTACAACTATATTTAAAGCTGGTATTATTGTGGGTTCTGGCAGTTCTTCTTTCGAAATTATTAGAGATTTAGTAGAAAAACTTCCTTTTATGATAGCCCCAAAATGGCTAAACACAAAAACACAACCGCTAGCTGTTAGAGACGTATTAGCATTTTTGTATGGCGCAGCTGGAAACAAAGAATTATTCAATAAAACATATGATGTTTTTGGTCCAGAAATTTTAACTTATAAAGAGTTGCTACTTCAATTTGCAAAAGCTAGAAACTTAAAACGCTATATTTTAACAGTACCAGTAATGACGCCAAAACTATCATCATATTGGCTTTACTTTGTAACTTCAACCTCATATAAATTAGCTTCTACTTTGGTTGACAGTATGGGGGTTCAAATTATTGGCAAACCAAGTAATATAAATAAACTACTAAATGTAAACCCTTTAACTTACATCCAAGCTGTAGAGCTTGCCTTTGAAAAAATAGAGCAAAACAGTATCGTTTCTAGTTGGAAAGATGCGATGGTAAGTAGCGGCAGATTAAGAAACAATCTACATAAATATATCAATGTCCCGCAGTATGGCTGCTTTAAAGATTACAAAGAAAGACCTGTAAAAGACACCAAAAAAACCATAGACAAAATCTGGAGTATTGGTGGCACCACGGGTTGGTATTACGGAACTTTTTTATGGAAAATACGAGGTTATATTGATAAACTTTTTGGAGGTATTGGCCTGCGTAGAGGCCGCACGAGTCCTATAGACTTAGATGCTGGTGATGCCTTAGATTTTTGGCGTGTTATTTTTGCAGATAAAGAACAACAAAAACTTCTACTCTACGCTGAGATGAGACTTCCTGGTGAAGCGTGGTTAGAGTTTAAAATAGAAAACAACCTATTAAAACAAACAGCGACCTTCAGGCCTCGAGGACTTTGGGGTCGCCTGTATTGGTATAGTGTGCTCCCTTTTCATGGGTTTATTTTTAAAGGTATGATTAACAAACTTTCACAAGCGTAA
- a CDS encoding flavin reductase has product MNYLNEDTIENLEHLYKINLINSCSGYKSSNLIGTKSNTGIENVAVFSSVTHIGSSPAMLGLFMRPTTVIRNTYDNIKATGFYTINHIHENIIEDAHHTSAKYDGSISEFEVTNLNSEYKNNFYAPFVKDAPVQLAMQFVEEYDIQANNTILVIGKIIGIHLKDNILQNDGFIDLAKAKVAAINGLDGYAIPENNTRFGYQRPKLQI; this is encoded by the coding sequence ATGAATTATTTAAATGAAGATACCATAGAAAATCTTGAACATTTATATAAAATTAATTTAATAAATAGCTGTTCTGGTTATAAATCATCTAACCTAATAGGAACGAAATCTAACACAGGTATAGAAAACGTTGCAGTATTTAGTTCTGTAACTCACATTGGTTCTAGTCCTGCCATGTTAGGGCTATTTATGAGACCAACAACAGTTATTAGGAATACCTACGACAATATTAAAGCAACTGGTTTTTATACTATAAATCACATTCATGAAAATATAATAGAAGACGCACATCATACATCGGCTAAATATGATGGTTCCATATCAGAATTTGAGGTTACTAATTTAAATTCTGAATATAAAAACAATTTTTACGCGCCTTTTGTAAAAGATGCACCTGTACAATTAGCAATGCAATTTGTAGAGGAATATGATATTCAAGCAAATAACACTATATTGGTTATTGGTAAAATTATTGGTATACACCTTAAGGACAATATTTTGCAAAATGATGGATTTATAGATCTAGCAAAGGCAAAAGTTGCCGCTATAAATGGTTTAGATGGCTATGCCATTCCTGAAAATAATACACGTTTTGGTTACCAAAGACCAAAATTACAAATATAA
- a CDS encoding SDR family oxidoreductase — protein sequence MKTIIVVGGSKGIGNAILKKLLNYSKVINISRTLPGFHHANLTHFSCDITQDNLPDIEAADALIYCPGSINLKPITRLSIDDFKNDFEINVLGAVKAIQKYLSILKQGNQPAILLFSTVATQLGMPFHASIATAKSGVEGLVKSLGAELAPTIRINAIAPTVTNTDLASKLLRNDKMIENITERHPLKKFLNPEEVADMAEFLISEKSTSLSGQIFKMDCGIVSFKI from the coding sequence ATGAAAACAATTATTGTTGTAGGTGGAAGTAAGGGCATTGGAAATGCCATACTAAAAAAGCTACTTAACTATTCTAAAGTTATAAATATTAGCAGAACCCTCCCAGGATTCCATCATGCTAATTTAACTCACTTTTCTTGCGATATTACTCAAGATAATCTCCCAGATATTGAAGCTGCAGATGCGCTCATTTATTGTCCTGGTAGTATTAACTTAAAGCCTATAACCAGACTGAGTATTGACGATTTTAAAAACGATTTTGAAATTAATGTACTTGGAGCGGTTAAAGCAATTCAAAAATATCTTTCAATACTTAAACAAGGTAACCAACCTGCTATACTTCTTTTTAGCACCGTTGCAACGCAATTAGGTATGCCTTTTCATGCCAGCATTGCTACCGCAAAATCTGGAGTTGAAGGTTTAGTAAAATCATTAGGAGCAGAACTTGCGCCTACTATTCGTATTAATGCCATAGCGCCTACTGTTACAAATACAGATCTGGCTTCTAAACTATTACGAAATGACAAAATGATTGAAAACATTACAGAACGCCATCCTTTAAAAAAGTTTTTAAATCCCGAAGAAGTTGCAGATATGGCTGAGTTCTTAATTTCAGAAAAATCAACATCACTATCAGGTCAAATTTTTAAAATGGACTGTGGTATTGTATCCTTTAAAATATAA
- a CDS encoding AarF/UbiB family protein, whose amino-acid sequence MQTIDKIPTSKIQRATKLVSTGAKVGVNYIKYYGDKMVNSEIEAKARLNKNNATDIYDGLKQLKGSALKVAQMLSMEKSILPQAYVEKFSLAQFSVPPLSPPLVLKTFKKYFGKTPNDIFDTFNATSVNAASIGQVHIAEKDGKKLAVKIQYPGVAESIASDLAMVKPIAMNMFNIKGKDSDKYFKEVENKLVEETNYVLEMKQSKEIAAACSHISNLLFPKYYEEFSSERIITMDYMEGEHLSEFTAYNTNQEKANTLGQALWDFYMFQIHKLKKVHADPHPGNFLISKQGELIALDFGCMKSIPNEFYTPYFELANPENINNEAFFISKLYELEILKEDDSKEELEFFTKMFHDMLSLFTQPFHSETFDFSDAKFFGKIAELGERYSKSTDLKKMNGNRGSKHFIYINRTFFGLYNLMFDLKSENIKINNYTDLE is encoded by the coding sequence ATGCAAACTATAGATAAAATACCTACGTCTAAAATACAACGTGCTACAAAATTGGTTTCAACAGGAGCTAAAGTTGGCGTTAATTACATTAAGTATTATGGCGATAAAATGGTTAATTCTGAAATTGAAGCCAAAGCCCGATTAAATAAAAATAATGCAACAGATATATATGATGGTTTAAAGCAGCTAAAGGGAAGCGCTCTAAAAGTAGCACAAATGCTTAGTATGGAAAAAAGTATTTTACCTCAAGCTTATGTAGAGAAATTTTCGCTAGCACAATTCTCTGTTCCACCATTATCTCCTCCTCTTGTATTAAAAACTTTTAAAAAATATTTTGGTAAAACACCTAATGACATATTCGATACTTTTAACGCAACTTCTGTAAACGCTGCCAGCATTGGTCAAGTGCATATTGCAGAAAAAGATGGGAAAAAACTTGCTGTGAAAATCCAATATCCAGGAGTTGCGGAAAGTATTGCTTCAGATTTAGCTATGGTTAAACCTATTGCTATGAATATGTTTAATATTAAAGGCAAAGACTCTGATAAATATTTTAAAGAAGTAGAAAACAAGTTGGTTGAGGAAACAAATTATGTGTTGGAAATGAAGCAAAGTAAAGAAATTGCTGCTGCTTGCTCTCACATTTCCAACCTATTGTTTCCTAAGTATTACGAAGAATTCTCTTCAGAACGTATTATTACTATGGATTATATGGAAGGTGAACATCTTTCTGAATTTACGGCATATAATACCAACCAAGAAAAAGCAAATACATTAGGGCAAGCCCTTTGGGACTTCTATATGTTTCAAATTCATAAACTAAAAAAGGTACATGCAGACCCACACCCAGGAAATTTTTTAATATCAAAGCAAGGAGAATTAATAGCACTTGATTTTGGGTGTATGAAATCTATTCCTAATGAATTTTATACACCTTATTTTGAACTTGCAAATCCTGAAAACATCAATAACGAAGCGTTTTTTATTTCAAAATTATATGAATTAGAAATACTTAAGGAAGATGACAGCAAAGAAGAACTTGAGTTTTTCACGAAAATGTTTCATGACATGCTAAGTTTGTTTACACAACCGTTCCACTCTGAAACTTTCGATTTTTCAGATGCTAAATTCTTTGGCAAAATAGCAGAATTGGGAGAACGGTATTCAAAAAGTACTGACTTAAAAAAAATGAATGGTAATCGCGGGTCTAAGCACTTCATTTACATAAACAGAACCTTTTTTGGTCTCTACAATTTAATGTTTGATCTTAAATCTGAAAATATTAAAATAAATAATTATACCGATTTAGAATGA
- a CDS encoding TspO/MBR family protein, which yields MKVFKYIIAFLIINFGALAIGSWLMNNGPRTDWYQNLNQAPWTPPGWVFGVAWSIIMICFSVYMAYLYKLQPNTKLKILFTIQFALNVIWNYIFFNRHLVFLGFICIILLTIIVGLFLFNYKNHLKLKSLLILPYFIWLCIATSLNAYILFNN from the coding sequence ATGAAAGTATTCAAATACATTATTGCTTTTTTAATCATCAACTTTGGTGCTTTAGCTATTGGTAGCTGGCTCATGAATAACGGCCCAAGAACCGATTGGTATCAAAATTTAAATCAAGCACCATGGACACCACCAGGTTGGGTTTTCGGTGTTGCCTGGAGCATCATAATGATTTGTTTTTCTGTGTATATGGCTTACCTATATAAATTGCAGCCTAACACCAAACTAAAAATACTATTCACCATCCAGTTTGCTCTTAATGTTATTTGGAACTATATTTTCTTCAATCGGCATTTAGTATTCTTAGGTTTTATATGCATCATCTTACTCACCATAATTGTTGGCCTATTTTTATTCAATTACAAAAACCATTTAAAACTAAAAAGCCTACTAATACTCCCTTACTTTATCTGGTTATGTATCGCCACATCACTTAATGCCTATATTTTATTTAATAATTAA
- a CDS encoding glutathione peroxidase: MFSIFSNSKAQTTPKSSIYDIKINGLNGSEIDLSTFKGKHILFVNVASKCGFTGQYEDLQKLYNTYQDKLMVIGVPCNQFGNQEPGTEKDIQTFCKLNYGVTFLMTEKIEVKGKNQHPLYQWLTKKVKNGKTDSSVKWNFQKYLIDTQGNLVNYYFSSTKPLSDKITKHLK; this comes from the coding sequence ATGTTCTCAATATTTTCAAATTCAAAAGCGCAAACAACTCCCAAATCATCTATATATGATATTAAAATTAATGGTTTAAACGGATCAGAAATTGATTTATCTACTTTTAAAGGGAAACACATCTTATTTGTAAACGTAGCTTCAAAATGTGGCTTTACTGGACAGTATGAAGATTTACAAAAACTATATAATACCTACCAAGACAAACTTATGGTTATAGGCGTGCCTTGTAATCAATTTGGGAATCAAGAACCAGGTACTGAAAAAGACATACAAACTTTTTGCAAATTAAATTACGGTGTTACCTTTTTAATGACGGAAAAAATAGAGGTTAAAGGTAAAAACCAACATCCACTATACCAATGGTTAACAAAAAAAGTAAAGAATGGAAAAACAGATTCATCTGTAAAATGGAATTTTCAAAAATACTTAATTGATACGCAAGGTAATTTAGTAAACTACTACTTCTCTTCAACAAAGCCTTTAAGTGATAAAATAACAAAACACCTAAAATAA